The following coding sequences lie in one Miscanthus floridulus cultivar M001 chromosome 9, ASM1932011v1, whole genome shotgun sequence genomic window:
- the LOC136482888 gene encoding probable glutathione S-transferase GSTU6 — protein MTTTAHTKQVQRYHQYQEQLQFFSPFLKKKVSVASMAAEELTLLGLWASPFVIRARIALNLKGLTYVYAEDSIYNKSELLLKSNPVLKKVPVLIHDGKPVCESQVIVQYIDEAFPAAAGAPILPSAPYDRAVARFWASYVEDKWFSTWLPVFSGRTAEERVDAATQVVAVLQTLEQAFKECSKGKAFFGGDTVGLVDVVLGGHLGWLYATEAICGVKVVDATKTPLLVAWAERFCALDAVKGLIPDVDRLVEYNKTRRAALGLPLLFPYAELQQ, from the exons ATGACCACCACGGCTCACACCAAACAAGTTCAAAGATATCACCAGTACCAGGAGCAGTTACAATTCTTTTCacctttcttaaaaaaaaaagtgAGCGTAGCTAGCATGGCAGCAGAAGAGCTTACGCTGCTTGGTTTGTGGGCGAGCCCGTTCGTGATCAGGGCGCGCATCGCCCTCAACCTGAAAGGCCTCACCTACGTTTACGCCGAGGATAGCATCTACAACAAGAGCGAGCTTCTCCTCAAGTCCAACCCCGTGCTCAAGAAGGTGCCGGTGCTCATCCACGACGGCAAGCCCGTCTGCGAGTCTCAAGTCATCGTGCAGTACATCGACGAGGCTTTcccggccgccgccggcgctcCCATCCTTCCCTCTGCCCCTTACGACCGCGCGGTTGCTCGCTTCTGGGCCTCCTACGTCGAGGACAAG TGGTTCAGCACGTGGCTACCGGTTTTCAGTGGCAGGACGGCCGAGGAGAGGGTGGACGCCGCGACGCAGGTCGTGGCGGTTCTCCAGACGCTGGAACAGGCGTTCAAGGAGTGCTCCAAGGGGAAGGCGTTCTTCGGAGGGGACACCGTGGGGCTCGTGGACGTCGTGCTTGGCGGCCACCTTGGGTGGCTGTACGCCACCGAGGCCATCTGCGGGGTAAAGGTCGTCGACGCTACCAAGACGCCGCTGCTGGTGGCGTGGGCAGAGCGGTTCTGCGCGCTGGACGCTGTGAAGGGGCTGATTCCGGACGTGGACAGGCTTGTGGAGTATAACAAGACCAGGCGTGCCGCCCTTGGCCTGCCGCTGCTGTTTCCGTACGCGGAGCTGCAGCAGTAA